A genomic segment from Gilvibacter sp. SZ-19 encodes:
- a CDS encoding sensor histidine kinase encodes MEQFVGGEIILFITILCVLGVFLWLFVLIFIRRKNMLLARQYQAEKEFEAELAKAQVEIQQHTLRNISWELHDNIGQLLTLAKIQAQNAQEKPAELVQAIDSIGEALNELRDLSKHINPESLKNLKLHQAIMAETDRFNRLGVIVADTQIKGTPIALNAQEELLLFRIVQEFFTNTIKYAKAKKLNVVCAYSENTVAIACRDNGIGFDPSQIHEGLGLRNMRHRAAILGAELLIQSELKKGTTLELTYKKDSYDS; translated from the coding sequence ATGGAGCAGTTTGTGGGAGGAGAAATAATTCTTTTTATTACCATACTCTGTGTTTTAGGAGTGTTCTTGTGGCTATTTGTGCTCATTTTCATTCGTCGCAAGAATATGTTATTGGCTAGGCAATACCAAGCCGAAAAGGAATTTGAAGCTGAATTGGCGAAGGCACAGGTAGAAATTCAACAACATACCCTCAGAAATATTAGTTGGGAACTTCATGACAATATTGGCCAATTGTTGACACTAGCTAAAATACAAGCTCAAAACGCACAAGAAAAGCCTGCAGAACTTGTTCAAGCCATAGACAGCATAGGGGAAGCATTGAATGAGCTCAGAGATTTGTCAAAACACATTAATCCAGAAAGTCTCAAAAATCTAAAACTGCATCAGGCTATTATGGCTGAGACGGATCGGTTTAATAGATTAGGTGTCATTGTAGCGGATACACAAATTAAAGGCACTCCGATCGCATTAAACGCTCAGGAAGAATTGCTTCTCTTTCGTATTGTTCAGGAATTTTTTACAAATACCATTAAATATGCCAAGGCAAAAAAGCTCAATGTAGTATGTGCATATAGTGAAAACACTGTTGCAATTGCTTGCAGGGACAATGGTATTGGTTTTGACCCGTCTCAAATTCATGAGGGATTGGGTTTAAGAAATATGCGTCATAGAGCAGCAATTCTTGGAGCAGAGTTACTTATTCAATCCGAATTAAAAAAAGGTACTACCTTGGAACTGACTTATAAAAAGGATTCCTATGACTCATAA
- a CDS encoding response regulator transcription factor, producing the protein MTHKIVVVDDHTLLRQAIGHMVNSFDNFETLYECQNGEELLTQLQTSKEHPDIILMDINMPIMDGIEATEKVSSLWPEIKIMALSVEEEDSTILSMLKAGACGYLLKDSKKSVLRQALEQLVDTGYYHTPNVAKLLVNSLKEPRILDTLKDREREFLTHACTDRTYKEIANIMCVSPKTVEGYRDSLYEKLEIRNRIGLVLFAIKNKLVNP; encoded by the coding sequence ATGACTCATAAAATCGTTGTGGTGGACGATCATACCTTATTACGCCAAGCAATAGGTCATATGGTTAACAGTTTCGACAATTTTGAAACGCTTTATGAATGCCAAAATGGCGAAGAGTTACTGACGCAACTCCAGACTTCTAAGGAGCATCCTGATATCATCCTAATGGATATAAACATGCCAATAATGGATGGAATTGAGGCGACAGAAAAGGTATCGTCCTTGTGGCCAGAGATAAAGATAATGGCCTTGTCTGTCGAAGAAGAAGATTCCACGATTTTAAGCATGCTTAAGGCAGGTGCCTGTGGATATTTGCTCAAAGACTCTAAAAAGAGCGTTTTAAGACAAGCTCTGGAACAGCTTGTAGATACAGGTTACTATCATACGCCAAACGTTGCCAAACTTCTTGTGAACTCATTGAAAGAACCAAGAATTTTAGATACGCTAAAGGATCGGGAAAGGGAATTTTTGACCCATGCGTGTACCGATCGCACCTATAAAGAGATTGCAAATATTATGTGTGTAAGTCCGAAGACGGTAGAAGGTTATCGGGATTCGCTCTACGAAAAGCTTGAAATTCGGAATCGGATAGGTTTGGTTCTTTTCGCTATTAAAAACAAGCTAGTCAATCCTTAA